From Halorubrum salinarum, the proteins below share one genomic window:
- a CDS encoding Lrp/AsnC family transcriptional regulator — translation MDERDVRLLKAISDLGTGSPERLHEETGIPVSTIHYRLNNLREDGVIENDLYDLDHEALGLGVTVIVEVLASYEGPYEEFAEELLAVEGVTEAFFTMGETDFVVLARLSSSDTVERLISDFEAIPQVERTNSTFTIATLRDESRAPATYDLDTLIEELTD, via the coding sequence GAAGGCCATCTCCGATCTCGGCACCGGGAGCCCCGAGCGGCTCCACGAGGAGACCGGGATCCCGGTGTCGACGATCCACTACCGGCTGAACAACCTGCGCGAGGACGGAGTCATCGAGAACGACCTGTACGACCTCGACCACGAGGCGCTCGGGCTCGGCGTCACCGTCATCGTCGAGGTGCTCGCGAGCTACGAGGGCCCCTACGAGGAGTTCGCCGAGGAGCTGCTGGCGGTCGAGGGCGTCACGGAGGCGTTCTTCACGATGGGCGAGACGGACTTCGTCGTCCTCGCTCGGCTCTCCTCGTCGGACACGGTCGAGCGGCTGATCAGCGACTTCGAGGCGATCCCGCAGGTCGAGCGGACGAACTCGACGTTCACCATCGCGACGCTCCGCGACGAGTCGCGCGCGCCGGCGACGTACGACCTCGACACGCTGATCGAGGAGCTGACGGACTGA